The Cherax quadricarinatus isolate ZL_2023a chromosome 85, ASM3850222v1, whole genome shotgun sequence genome segment attacatcccacatatccatccattgatcacataacaccacacctgagtgcagagctgaaaggtaaagtgaagcCCAGGATAAGATGAAtagcagtgatcatgacaggaatcagatgctgtaggatgtatgatatatgatgtataaatacatcgtataaatacatcttgcatattactggcaccagcaagagaaaggcaAAATGGAAATCAgatttcttccgtggcatacagtatagtaggatacagacaggatgtcagcacagcatatctgtgggacatgtaaaaaaatccttggaaggaaattcagaatcacatgcaacctatgctcttccaaacatatctcttgtactagactaaatacagcctcaaaaaatgacctcgaactagcaaggtgcttctggttgtgcaataaagatgtagaactttgggcaggtatcagaaaggtacttaggagagtaataaatgataaaaataatcaagaaaacaaagatgacctcttggatagtctaccaaaaatatataaaacatgggagcaagagatagtgtatcaaaaagtgcagaatgtccataccacaacagatgactcgaaactatctagtcacccacatggtgctaaacCAGatccatcccccagtcatagcactaatacccacagtgctggtgctggcccaggctcagcctccagccccagtgctgactcagtcccagcccccagccttattgatagcccagactctactagggaccctaccacaaccaccactaaaatcgtaaatatacaaccatcattgcacaagaccgtggcccacagtacagatgtaggagaggagtctcctccttcctctactgaggaatgtagatggaatccaggacggggtggccctggcttggatatggaggattatagtgcagtcccagaacctgcagaaattgacaacacacctcccaacaattctcaaccgaAGGTGAATTTgggcaaatattatgcttggggcatctgtaagcatggaatagcaggaaaaaaaatgggacatacaactttgagcatcccaaaagatgtagcgacctcctgtctaaaggagtgtgtcattcttcttcctgtactttctttcacccaaaaatgtgtcactcctcggtcctccagaagcagtgttgcaacatcgactgccctgcataccatctaaaagggaccaggaggcacagaccccacaagacaaacaatagtagctacgacaacccaactccaggtgattttttagtggcaggaaacggaaaaagaaaatggaaggaaataacaaaaatagtccatcaccttggagccttgttggactggaggcgcagccagtggccacccatggccctccagaattacaactactgatgccaataacaaaatccccccaacaaacacagaatacaacctcgttcatatttgctaatatacagggcctaagGAGGTAGTCAGGCAATTTTCCGCACGCTctcaaaaaaaatcgaaaaattatggaaattgagttatttataCCGAAAATAGCTTAattctttggcaacacaatggtaccagaatcaatGTTCttcgacgtttctacaagaaactATAgtaatttatatcaggtatggtgacggtgatgtgggtagcgagtctgctcacagcccgtatattttttggatttttttccttgttttttatgtctttttcttgcattagtctttctaatataataactgactatgtggcatcataaaacagtaggcggagcttatccgtagacttaGAGCCAACCAGGAACCATATGGGAACTCTCGGCAGTGttcccgctccagagagtgccaggagaaatcagctctacggcttatttatctatcagaattgatctaatatgatataataaacactataaataacataaaaacatgttatatactctagactgaataaaatgagccataatatggcgagagaccATCGGGAATATTTCCATAAAAATTAGTGAATCCTCTCATGTCGtctccatgtcgtattctttggtctctgagtaagagaaaacggtattttgaagaggataactgcactagaacatcagtttactaagaaatacacccaaacaaaggcgattttcgcgaaaaacaaacaacaaaaaaaaaaaaaaaatcgagacggcgggccggccggcgtcccaggccaatatctcggaagtaacttattcacctaatatcaataattcttcctttattatttaattaaatggaataatattcacagaaattgtagaataatgatttctctagtttccttcgctcaatttttggaaatattccaaatactttgggagttatgtgggagtaaagggcagatttcttgcaacattccaagaactaacaaactttatttttttttgtgaaataaagataagttattttaGAGGACAGGTAGCTTATAAAattcgtataagcattgttctctcggcaccaagtgtccaaacaaccttacgtcgtcccatataggcATAAATCGCCcccaaagggcattttcagtaaatcagtcctttttcagcgttttctcagttgttgtttgaagtatatttttgacaaatattttttaaactgtgtgaaaacactttgtcttgtgcaccaaaactggaggaaatcggacggtaaacaaaagagcTACAATTTTTTCCCCGATGGCCCCCTTACTTCTTAAGAGCGTACTAGATATGCAGCATCGTTTTTCCCCTCGTAGTTCTGTTACACGGTTCGAACAGTAGTTTCACGTATTCTCCAGTGATCACTTATAGGATGTTTCGAACAGATATATCACGTCTTGACCAGTGGAGCCACATTTCGACCAATAGCGCCAAGTGTTAACCAGAGGAATTTGCTCAGACTTGTTGGTGCCAGTGAGTCACTCGTTATCACATACACTTTACTTTTCACTCTAATCTCAATGACATCAGGATAAAGGATGCATGTTTTCCTGTGAGATAATTACCCCATATGAGGCTTTTAATAAAATGATTTTTTTTGTAAAACCTATAAACGCTGATAGATTTATTCACATATCAAACATACTCAAACTTATTCCAAAAACGAGTCCCAAGAATCATCATAAGCGCCAGTGGTGTCTGTACAGAGGTTGTCACAGGTGTCTGTGGTGTTCTCACAGATGAGAGATTGTGTGTTAAAGACTTCGTTTTCGGGGCAAAGAAAtaaagccacatcaggagggTTGCAGTACAAGTAGCCATGACAGTTGTGTGGATTAGGAATCCTGCCATCAGCCACGCAGTACACGTCACAGGGGTCACAAGTTTCGTAGCAAACAGTAGGGTCATCAGAACACGTTCCCGTCTCGAAGTTGAAATACGGAGTACCAGTCGGACATTCTACTTCCAGAGGACCTGTTTCAAGGCAGATTTCATATTTGCTACAATCCAGTGTTGACGGAATTAACGTGCCTGGAATACACAGAAAATGTATGCAGTTATGGTAATGAAAAAAAGGCACACGTTATGGAAATAATTCTCTCACATTAGTtgcctatttatttatttattttcaaaaaGAACCAGAAATATTGAACATTTTATAGGCATTCAAATTACTGCAGAATTTTGTATAATCATTTAATCTtaagatgatgatgattattattattcctgttattcattattattattattattattattattaatattattattattatcatgattattattattaaaaatagtaAGTACAGAGGGAACAccggggtggcccggtggcctggtggcaaaagctcccgcttcacacacggagggcccgggttcgattcccggcgagtggaaacattcgacacgtttccttacacctgttgtcctgttcacctagcagcaaataggtacctgggtgttagtcgactggtgtgtgtcgcatccagggggacaagattaaggaccccaatggaaataagttagacagtcctcgatgacgcactgactttcttgggttatcctgggtggctaaccctccggggttaaaaatccgaacgaaatcttatcttatctattaaagcgagagagagagagacagagacagacagccatatcgtcaatatggcttcaggaaaggttactctgctgctgatctgttgttaaacctctccactaagtggcaccagtcactggatgaaaccaaagtcagctgtgtggtagcactggacattgctggtgctttcgaccgggtgtggcaccagggcctcttagcaaaacttcaagcactgggaattgcaggctctacgctatgtctcctcagtgattaccttcatgctAGATctttaagtgtagttctcaatggaacggaatcagcaagacatcctattggggcaagtgttccacaaggaagcgtgctgggtccattgttatggaatgtctacttcaacgaccttcttcatctcatcccagaatcacatgcatatgcagacgactgtacactgacattcacttatccaagagaagaaatgccagctgctctaagttacatcaatcaccagctgagagctatatcagcttggggaaatagatggcaagtaacatttgcacctgagaaaacgcaaatgatgatcgtctctaggcaccatgacggtaatgctggtgcagtagtaggaatgaatgggagggtgttggcacctggagaagaagttgatatccttgggatgaaatttaactccaaattaaccatgaagaaccatgttgtaaatcttgcaaataaagcagccaggaagcttaaagCACTTcactgtatctcgcatctgcttgacagtaggggttgcaagatcctgtacgaggcgcaagtacgctcacaccttgagtatgctccactttcttggtttgcctgccccccctctcatctgcaactgcttgacagagtagagaacagagcaagacgtctcatctctcacctggacccatcctgtttagatctgtcatttcagcagagccttcaacataggagg includes the following:
- the LOC138851064 gene encoding uncharacterized protein — protein: MQVVAIVSALLLLAVRASSQLCVPDCTGRKEGDLVKDPTNCLQYYVCSDPDGDGVLPIEPSVLPLQCEEGYFFNSADSVRQCQTINPSADYCKGLCSPCVIQCETPGTLIPSTLDCSKYEICLETGPLEVECPTGTPYFNFETGTCSDDPTVCYETCDPCDVYCVADGRIPNPHNCHGYLYCNPPDVALFLCPENEVFNTQSLICENTTDTCDNLCTDTTGAYDDSWDSFLE